One genomic region from Bacillus aquiflavi encodes:
- the nikB gene encoding nickel ABC transporter permease: MMKFIVRRIIQTIPVVFGVTILVFSLMHLIPGDPAQVIAGESAPEKTVEQIRERLGLNDPLPVQYGKFLGNILQGDLGDSVRSSRPVLDEIKHRFWITVELAVYSTILSVFLGLIAGIISAVRHYTVSDVLIMIIALFGLSMPNFWLGLMLIQKFAIDWKLLDSSGWGTWAQAILPIITLGTSGAAIIARMTRSSMLEVINQDYIRTARAKGVRERVVIYKHALKNALIPVVTVVGLEFGALLGGTVLTESVFAINGMGRLVIDAIRARDFPIVQGAVLIIALLFVLVNLVVDISYRYLNKRIELE, translated from the coding sequence ATGATGAAATTTATTGTTAGGCGTATTATACAAACGATTCCTGTTGTTTTTGGCGTTACGATCTTAGTGTTTTCATTAATGCACCTCATTCCAGGTGATCCAGCACAAGTTATTGCAGGAGAAAGTGCTCCCGAAAAAACAGTTGAACAAATTAGGGAGAGACTTGGTTTAAATGACCCACTTCCTGTACAGTATGGGAAGTTTTTAGGAAACATTTTGCAAGGTGATTTAGGTGATTCAGTTAGAAGCAGTCGTCCTGTTTTAGATGAAATAAAACATCGATTTTGGATCACGGTAGAGCTAGCCGTCTATAGTACGATTTTAAGTGTTTTTCTCGGTTTAATAGCGGGAATTATTTCAGCTGTTCGTCATTACACTGTTTCTGATGTCCTTATCATGATTATTGCACTATTTGGATTATCTATGCCAAATTTCTGGCTCGGACTGATGCTTATTCAAAAGTTTGCAATTGATTGGAAATTGCTTGATTCATCAGGATGGGGGACGTGGGCACAAGCAATATTACCTATTATTACTTTAGGTACGTCTGGAGCGGCTATTATTGCTAGGATGACTCGTTCAAGTATGTTAGAAGTTATTAATCAAGATTATATTCGAACGGCAAGGGCAAAAGGGGTTCGTGAACGAGTTGTCATTTATAAGCATGCTTTGAAAAATGCACTGATTCCTGTTGTAACGGTTGTTGGTTTAGAATTTGGGGCGTTGCTTGGAGGAACTGTTTTAACTGAATCCGTATTTGCTATTAATGGAATGGGACGGCTTGTGATTGATGCAATACGGGCACGTGACTTTCCAATCGTTCAAGGAGCTGTTCTAATTATTGCTCTGTTGTTCGTCTTAGTAAACTTGGTTGTCGATATTTCTTATCGTTATTTAAACAAGCGGATTGAACTAGAGTAA
- a CDS encoding ABC transporter ATP-binding protein, with amino-acid sequence MSGEKTLLEVRNLCTSFYIEGTEVKAVDGVTFSVPKGKTIGIVGESGSGKSITSLSIMRLIQKPGKIKNGEILFKGEDILEKSEKEMRRIRGNNISMIFQEPMTSLNPVYTVGQQICESFQIHQKLNKKQAMIKSVEMLKLVGIPSPEKRVHQYPYELSGGMRQRIMIAMALACNPELLIADEPTTALDVTIQAQILELIKELQQKLNMSVIMITHDLGIVAETCDYVAVMYCGKVVEYADVKTLFKKPKHPYTIGLLNSLPRHDIDQEELQAIKGAVPSPTEMPKGCRFAPRCPQAVDQCFSQLPQLQKIDHFNQIRCWIYTDEWEGEREVMIYDEKRAT; translated from the coding sequence ATGAGCGGGGAAAAAACACTTTTAGAGGTGCGTAATTTATGCACATCCTTTTACATTGAAGGGACTGAAGTAAAAGCAGTAGATGGCGTTACTTTTTCTGTACCTAAAGGAAAAACAATTGGAATTGTTGGTGAATCAGGTTCTGGAAAAAGTATAACCTCTTTATCGATCATGCGACTAATTCAGAAGCCTGGTAAGATTAAAAACGGTGAAATCCTTTTTAAAGGTGAAGATATATTAGAAAAATCAGAAAAGGAAATGAGGAGAATTCGCGGGAATAACATCTCAATGATTTTTCAAGAGCCGATGACATCATTAAATCCGGTCTATACAGTTGGTCAGCAAATATGTGAATCATTTCAAATTCATCAAAAATTAAATAAAAAACAAGCAATGATAAAATCAGTAGAAATGTTAAAGCTTGTCGGTATTCCATCACCTGAAAAGCGAGTGCATCAGTATCCATATGAATTATCTGGGGGGATGCGGCAACGGATAATGATTGCAATGGCACTTGCCTGTAATCCGGAGCTATTAATTGCAGATGAGCCGACAACTGCTCTTGATGTGACGATACAAGCGCAAATCCTTGAGCTTATCAAAGAACTTCAACAAAAGTTAAATATGTCTGTAATTATGATCACACACGATCTAGGTATTGTAGCTGAAACGTGTGATTATGTAGCGGTTATGTATTGCGGTAAAGTGGTTGAATACGCCGATGTTAAAACATTATTTAAAAAACCGAAACATCCGTATACGATTGGCCTATTAAATTCTTTACCGCGACACGATATTGACCAAGAGGAGCTGCAAGCGATAAAAGGGGCAGTGCCGTCTCCAACTGAAATGCCAAAAGGCTGTCGCTTTGCACCGCGCTGTCCACAAGCAGTAGATCAATGTTTTTCTCAACTTCCACAGTTACAAAAAATTGATCATTTTAATCAAATTCGCTGTTGGATTTATACTGATGAGTGGGAAGGCGAGCGGGAGGTGATGATTTACGATGAGAAAAGAGCTACTTAA
- a CDS encoding ABC transporter ATP-binding protein: MRKELLKVSHLKQYFPIKGGFLGRIINDVKAVDDISFTIFEGETVSIVGESGCGKSTTGRAILRLDEPTSGEIFFEGENLLTLSKNEMRKKKKRKDLQIIFQDPYASLNPRQTVSSILEEAMEIQKVAPKYERRTKALQLLEKVGLSTYQADRYPHEFSGGQRQRIGIARALSVNPKLVICDEAVSALDVSIQAQVLNLLKKLQQEFMLTYLFISHDLGVVRHISDRIIVMYLGKIVEIADKKSLFDHPQHPYTKALLSAIPIPDPERKKERMMLKGDVPSPINPPTGCRFHTRCPFASARCKEEVPELRRIDGMTESHEAACHYLEDISNGTMVIK, translated from the coding sequence ATGAGAAAAGAGCTACTTAAAGTTAGTCATTTAAAGCAATACTTTCCAATTAAAGGTGGCTTTCTTGGAAGAATCATTAATGATGTGAAAGCAGTTGACGATATATCTTTTACAATTTTTGAAGGGGAGACGGTTAGTATCGTAGGTGAATCAGGGTGTGGTAAATCTACAACAGGGAGAGCAATTCTTCGCCTCGATGAACCAACTTCAGGAGAAATATTTTTCGAAGGGGAAAACTTATTAACGCTTAGTAAAAATGAAATGAGAAAAAAAAAAAAACGAAAAGATTTGCAAATCATCTTCCAAGATCCATATGCATCATTAAATCCTCGTCAAACAGTAAGCAGTATATTAGAAGAAGCAATGGAAATACAGAAAGTTGCTCCTAAATACGAACGCAGAACAAAAGCGTTGCAGTTATTGGAGAAAGTTGGTTTATCAACTTACCAAGCTGATCGCTATCCGCACGAATTTAGCGGTGGTCAAAGGCAGCGTATTGGCATTGCGCGTGCTTTATCGGTAAATCCAAAACTTGTTATTTGTGATGAAGCTGTATCAGCTTTAGATGTATCAATTCAAGCACAAGTACTTAATTTACTAAAAAAATTACAACAGGAGTTTATGCTTACTTATTTATTTATTTCTCATGACCTTGGTGTAGTTCGACATATTTCCGATCGAATTATCGTCATGTATCTTGGAAAAATTGTTGAAATTGCAGATAAGAAGTCTTTGTTTGATCATCCACAACATCCATATACAAAAGCACTTCTATCTGCAATTCCTATCCCAGATCCTGAGCGGAAAAAAGAGCGGATGATGTTAAAAGGAGATGTTCCATCGCCGATAAATCCTCCTACTGGCTGTCGTTTTCATACTCGCTGTCCATTTGCATCGGCACGTTGTAAAGAAGAAGTTCCTGAACTTCGCAGAATAGATGGAATGACAGAATCACATGAAGCAGCTTGTCATTATCTAGAAGATATTTCAAATGGGACGATGGTTATCAAATGA